One Pyrenophora tritici-repentis strain M4 chromosome 5, whole genome shotgun sequence DNA window includes the following coding sequences:
- a CDS encoding Lipase-GDSL-2 multi-domain protein yields the protein MVNRFASAFAILAFFFSLVNALPHESRNVLEARQTKNLRILPLGDSITWGFINGGGSNGYRERLLSDLKSSGYTVDFVGSQKSGTMADKDNEGHSGFTISQIRNVASAGLASRPNVVLLHAGTNDLNRGNPASEPDSDAPRRLGLLLDDVLKAVPNAVVIVAKIIPSRQSGLNANIKTFNNALPAIVAARVSKGSKVSIVDMNVLNTSSELSDNLHPNAAGYSRMGSIWNAGIKAVAGSIPAPA from the exons ATGGTCAACCGGTTCGCTTCGGCATTTGCTATTCTTGCATTCT TCTTCTCCCTTGTCAACGCTCTCCCTCACGAGTCCCGCAATGTCCTCGAAGCACGCCAAACAAAAAACCTGAGGATCCTACCCCTAGGCGACTCCATTACTTGGGGCTTCATCAACGGTGGGGGATCGAACGGTTACCGTGAACGCCTGCTCAGCGACCTGAAGTCCTCCGGCTACACCGTTGACTTTGTCGGCAGCCAAAAGTCCGGAACGATGGCAGACAAGGACAACGAGGGCCACTCTGGCTTCACCATCAGTCAGATCCGAAACGTTGCTTCCGCTGGGTTAGCATCTCGCCCAAACGTCGTGTTGCTGCATGCCGGAACCAACGACCTGAACCGAGGAAACCCTGCTTCAGAACCGGACTCAGATGCGCCTAGGAGATTGGGACTCTTACTGGACGATGTTCTGAAGGCGGTCCCCAACGCTGTTGTTATTGTGGCCAAGATCATTCCGTCAAGGCAGTCAGGTCTCAATGCGAACATCAAGACCTTCAACAACGCGTTACCGGCTATCGTTGCGGCCCGCGTTAGCAAGGGATCAAAGGTATCGATTGTCGATATGAACGTCCTCAATACGAGCTCGGAGTTGAGCGATAACCTGCACCC GAACGCTGCTGGATACTCGCGCATGGGTAGTATCTGGAATGCTGGTATCAAGGCTGTTGCCGGTTCTATCCCGGCGCCTGCCTGA
- a CDS encoding esterase, translating into MSPSNKIAQVPSPPLIVPPLRDHKTTLIILHGRGSTDEKFAEPLLKHIVSPLCTTTSSNTGSLQKTEPPKYFQDYFPDTRFVFPTAPLRRAPELKQHLQSQGLRETSAFLHDLLKEEIKTIGAKNVVSMGLSQGCAASIVSTLLWKGEPFGALVGMCGYLPFRKGMHDSVEEPEDEDDDASVRSDEDAEDMFEKAVGWLGEELGTCGSVSGEHDQPAMQSIPLFMGHGIDDEKVPCRIGKLAAEFLTTLDVSVTWKEYEGSGHWYSDDMLRDVVEFLENLEA; encoded by the exons ATGTCGCCCTCAAATAAGATAGCGCAAGTTCCCTCTCCGCCTCTCATCGTCCCACCTCTGCGAGACCACAAGACAACTCTGATAATTCTCCACGGGCGCGGCTCTACCGACGAAAAGTTCGCTGAGCCACTACTCAAGCATATTGTCTCTCCTTTATGCACAACCACAAGTTCGAATACGGGATCATTACAAAAAACCGAACCGCCAAAGTATTTCCAAGACTACTTCCCAGATACAAGATTTGTCTTCCCAACTGCGCCTCTGCGAAGAGCT CCAGAACTCAAGCAACACTTGCAGTCCCAAGGCCTGCGCGAAACAAGCGCCTTCTTACATGACTTGTTGAAGGAGGAGATCAAGACTATAGGCGCAAAGAATGTTGTCTCTATGGGACTCAGTCAAGGATGTGCAGCTAGCATTGTATCGACGCTGTTATGGAAGGGTGAGCCCTTTGGAGCATTGGTCGGCATGTGTGGCTATTTGCCATTCCGCAAAGGCATGCATGATTCTGTGGAGGAACcagaagatgaagatgacgaTGCGTCAGTAAGGTCAGATGAGGATGCGGAAGACATGTTCGAGAAGGCTGTCGGATGGCTGGGTGAGGAGCTAGGGACATGCGGGAGCGTAAGCGGGGAGCATGATCAGCCTGCAATGCAGTCGATTCCTCTCTTCATGGGCCATGGGATTGACGATGAGAAGGTTCCATGTAGGATTGGCAAGCTGGCAGCAGAATTCCTGACTACTCTGGATGTGAGTGTCACATGGAAGGAGTACGAGGGGTCAGGCCACTGGTATTCTGACGACATGCTGCGAGATGTTGTCGAGTTCCTGGAAAACCTGGAGGCATAG